A section of the Humulus lupulus chromosome 2, drHumLupu1.1, whole genome shotgun sequence genome encodes:
- the LOC133814411 gene encoding uncharacterized protein LOC133814411 produces MSNYAKFMKEVMSKKRKLEDYETVKLMEECSAIIKRQLLEKLKDPGSFTIPCVIGELHIEKALCDLAASTNLMPFSIFRKHNLGEVTPTTISLHLEDRSLTYPRGISIRWDSCIELRRSRTRDKFVL; encoded by the coding sequence ATGTCAAACTACGCTAAGTTTATGAAGGAGGTGATGTCTAAGAAGCGTAAGTTAGAGGACTATGAAACAGTGAAGCTAATGGAAGAATGTAGTGCCATTATCAAGAGACAATTACTGGAAAAATTGAAAGATCCAGGAAGTTTTACAATTCCATGTGTTATTGGTGAACTACATATTGAGAAGGCCTTGTGTGATTTGGCTGCTAGTACCAATCTAATGCCTTTCTCCATCTTTCGGAAACACAATCTTGGAGAGGTCACACCAACTACTATTTCCTTACATTTGGAAGATCGTTCTTTGACGTATCCTAGAGGTATCAgtatcagatgggactcatgtattgagttacgaagatctagAACTAGAGAcaaatttgtcctatga